In Citrus sinensis cultivar Valencia sweet orange chromosome 3, DVS_A1.0, whole genome shotgun sequence, the sequence aataaaaataactagttatttgATTCAATGGAATACGCAGACAGGGCATCTCAAGTCTCAACTTTAGAACGAGTTAAGGTGGgtagtaaataataatagttaaaatTACAAGGCAAGGAAGAAAGTGTACCTTCAACTCCACACCATACTCAAGTCTTGAGCGGATTCCCACAATGGAATGTTCAACGCTGCACTCCCTCAAAAAGCACCCATGTGAAATAATAGAATCTTGAACCTAAAATAGAAAGAGTAGTTACTTGACCGGTCTCAACATAGCATCAAAGAGCTATGTCATCTTGTTGGCATGGCCACTGAGTTTGAAATTATACCCGGCACTTCTCTATTTTAGAAGGTGGTAGAAATCGAGGAGATGTGAAAATTGGCTTCTGCGGATCATAGAAGTGAAACTTGGGAGGCTTCAAAAGTAGAGAATAAATTTAGTTTGGTAACTTGTTTTGACGAGGAAAGAATTTTGGCAGACAAtgcaaaaaaaagaaaaaaaaaaaaactacctTATCTGTCAGGGACAAATTCGCATCAAAGAATGATTTTATAGTCCCTATGTCTTCCCAATAGTCGTTGAATAAATAGGCCTGGCATGGACGTAAAAACAGCAAAGTCCTTAAGTGAATTGTATAGAGATTGAGAGCTCAATGCAACTTGTACGCGGATACACATCAATTATCCTTTCTGTATCAGTAACAGAGTTAAGGTGTAATCTCGTATCAAACAGTGTTAAGATGTCATCTCAAACTAGTGGCAAGAGCCCACAAAGATATCATGAACTTCTTCTACAGTCATAAACTCTAAACTACTGCTTAATCCCCGATTATCTTATTACTTCATGATTCTACCtgaacattaaaatctttagtGGCCATCGGAATGACTTCTGATCCAAAATCGTTGGCCTCTGGGTAATGCCACCTATGGAAGTTAAAAGATGTCAAGTAAGAAAGAAACATTACTCATTTTTCTCCATATAAGCATAAAACTTTGGtcaatagaaatataaaattacctAAGAACCTTCAATAGAACCTCTGTCTTAAACAAATATATACCCATTGATGCAATGTATGGGAAATTCCTTGCTTCTTGTGCTGATAGTCCTAGAGCAGTTGTATCTATTTGCTGTGACAACAAAATAGTTTCAAACAGCTATGAGCTAGTTTCCATCTTCAATTATAGATTTCTTTAACTGGTAATCAAGGGAAAATGGAAAGAGTAACAACCATCGATCGCAAGTTTTCACCCTTAGGTTTTTCAAGAAATTGTCCAATCCTTCCTGTTTCATCAATCTTCATCAGCCCAAAATCTGAGGCACGACTGCAGGGAAGAAGGCAgtaaaatgaacatcaaaatcTGAGGCACCAAgcaatttatatttcttagtgagattatattgattttatgacTATTGCTACATGCTAAATAAACCATTTGGATTAAATATGTTGTAGAAATAATTACCTTTCATCCACAGGGAGACAACAAACTGAGATATCACCGCCCGAATTGATATGATGCTGCAGACAGAGATCATGTTACAAAAAAAACCATGTAAGTAGGAAAAATGGAACAGAGAATCACCAAGTTAACAACTGTGGTTTGACCTGCACGAAGTCCATATAATCCATTCGATAAAGATGATCACCGGACAATATGAGAATGTTCTCAATGTTTCTATGCTTAGCATcctggggaaaaaaaaaaaaaagtcatcaaCATTGATAACATCAGATTCTTACATATATTGCAGGCTGGATAAGCTAAGAGGTGATGTCAGATCAAACAGCTAATTTCACATATGCTCTTGCGCATTTCCATTTAACATGAGCGAATAAAGATTAATTCTATCACAGTAGAATATTCTGAAAACAGGGCATGGATTAGCTTCCACATACCTCAAACATCCAGATGAACTGTCTTACAGCATCTGCTGTACCCTGAAACCACTTCTTTCCGGATTCGCCTTGCCTTTGAGTGGCTGCTAATACCTGTCATGAAGAATGAAGCAGAATCAGAGGCATAGGCACTATCTAATcctttaaaaaggaaaattttcagTGGTGTCTTTACTATTGTCCACCATCTCCACCTCCATTATTTAGTTGTTACATACCTCAACAAATCCGTCACCAAAGTTCATACCATCTCCCAAATTATAGGTTCGAGAAATGTGGCGGTTGAGAGATTGAGAATTAAACTGGGTGAgg encodes:
- the LOC102615570 gene encoding glucose-1-phosphate adenylyltransferase large subunit 1-like isoform X3, with amino-acid sequence MELNGFSSISSGMPQQERLLPTSSFSGIRVSTATGQPNSSVSGVQLGKFNIPRKTRATSKRFSVRSILADVAKDYMTFQAPVFEKPEADPKAVASIILGGGAGTRLFPLTGRRAKPAVPIGGCYRLIDVPMSNCINSGIKKIYILTQFNSQSLNRHISRTYNLGDGMNFGDGFVEVLAATQRQGESGKKWFQGTADAVRQFIWMFEDAKHRNIENILILSGDHLYRMDYMDFVQHHINSGGDISVCCLPVDESRASDFGLMKIDETGRIGQFLEKPKGENLRSMQIDTTALGLSAQEARNFPYIASMGIYLFKTEVLLKVLRWHYPEANDFGSEVIPMATKDFNVQAYLFNDYWEDIGTIKSFFDANLSLTDKPPKFHFYDPQKPIFTSPRFLPPSKIEKCRVQDSIISHGCFLRECSVEHSIVGIRSRLEYGVELKDTMMMGADYYQTEAEIAALLAEGKVPVGIGRDTKIKNCIIDKNAKIGKNVIIANKDGVEEAERPSDGFYIRSGITVVLKNTTIKDGTII
- the LOC102615570 gene encoding glucose-1-phosphate adenylyltransferase large subunit 1-like isoform X1, which encodes MTKQDKSLTETVVAMELNGFSSISSGMPQQERLLPTSSFSGIRVSTATGQPNSSVSGVQLGKFNIPRKTRATSKRFSVRSILADVAKDYMTFQAPVFEKPEADPKAVASIILGGGAGTRLFPLTGRRAKPAVPIGGCYRLIDVPMSNCINSGIKKIYILTQFNSQSLNRHISRTYNLGDGMNFGDGFVEVLAATQRQGESGKKWFQGTADAVRQFIWMFEDAKHRNIENILILSGDHLYRMDYMDFVQHHINSGGDISVCCLPVDESRASDFGLMKIDETGRIGQFLEKPKGENLRSMQIDTTALGLSAQEARNFPYIASMGIYLFKTEVLLKVLRWHYPEANDFGSEVIPMATKDFNVQAYLFNDYWEDIGTIKSFFDANLSLTDKPPKFHFYDPQKPIFTSPRFLPPSKIEKCRVQDSIISHGCFLRECSVEHSIVGIRSRLEYGVELKDTMMMGADYYQTEAEIAALLAEGKVPVGIGRDTKIKNCIIDKNAKIGKNVIIANKDGVEEAERPSDGFYIRSGITVVLKNTTIKDGTII
- the LOC102615570 gene encoding glucose-1-phosphate adenylyltransferase large subunit 1-like isoform X2 codes for the protein MTKQDKSLTETVVAMELNGFSSISSGMPQQERLLPTSSFSGIRVSTATGQPNSSVSGVQLGKFNIPRKTRATSKRFSVRSILADVAKDYMAPVFEKPEADPKAVASIILGGGAGTRLFPLTGRRAKPAVPIGGCYRLIDVPMSNCINSGIKKIYILTQFNSQSLNRHISRTYNLGDGMNFGDGFVEVLAATQRQGESGKKWFQGTADAVRQFIWMFEDAKHRNIENILILSGDHLYRMDYMDFVQHHINSGGDISVCCLPVDESRASDFGLMKIDETGRIGQFLEKPKGENLRSMQIDTTALGLSAQEARNFPYIASMGIYLFKTEVLLKVLRWHYPEANDFGSEVIPMATKDFNVQAYLFNDYWEDIGTIKSFFDANLSLTDKPPKFHFYDPQKPIFTSPRFLPPSKIEKCRVQDSIISHGCFLRECSVEHSIVGIRSRLEYGVELKDTMMMGADYYQTEAEIAALLAEGKVPVGIGRDTKIKNCIIDKNAKIGKNVIIANKDGVEEAERPSDGFYIRSGITVVLKNTTIKDGTII